In Triticum aestivum cultivar Chinese Spring chromosome 5B, IWGSC CS RefSeq v2.1, whole genome shotgun sequence, the following proteins share a genomic window:
- the LOC123110464 gene encoding ubiquitin-conjugating enzyme E2 variant 1C: MASSGDAAGVVVPRNFRLLEELERGEKGIGDGTVSYGMDDADDIYMRSWTGTIIGPHNTVHEGRIYQLKLFCDKDYPDRPPTVRFHSRINMTCVNAETGLVDQRKFSLLSNWRREYTMENILIQLKKEMATSHNRKLVQPPEGTFY, encoded by the exons ATGGCGTCGAGCGGTGACGCAGCCGGAGTTGTCG TGCCGAGGAACTTTAGACTGCTGGAAGAGCTTGAGAGAGGAGAGAAGGGTATTGGGGATGGAACAGTTAGCTATGGAATGGATGACGCAGATGATATCTACATGCGCTCCTGGACAGGAACAATAATTGGTCCCCACAAC ACTGTCCATGAGGGCCGGATTTATCAGTTGAAGCTTTTCTGTGACAAGGACTATCCCGACAGGCCACCGACTGTTAGGTTTCACTCAAGAATCAACATGACCTGTGTAAATGCCGAGACTGGATTG GTGGACCAAAGGAAGTTTAGCCTGCTGTCCAACTGGCGCCGTGAGTACACAATGGAGAACATCTTGATACAGCTTAAGAAAGAGATGGCGACATCACACAACCGGAAATTAGTGCAGCCTCCGGAGGGGACGTTCTACTGA